In a single window of the Pedococcus dokdonensis genome:
- a CDS encoding nuclear transport factor 2 family protein, with protein MMERITAAQNAHDAAAFAELFAVGYDSSQPAHPGRAFQGREQVLANWTAVFEGVRDFHADLVASASDEAEGGTTEWGEVDWSGRHTDGTPFAMRGVLIVTVRDGLIAQGRLYVEPVDAPGGDDIGSAVEELYRPPEPAAGD; from the coding sequence ATGATGGAACGCATCACGGCGGCTCAGAACGCCCACGACGCCGCGGCTTTCGCGGAGCTCTTCGCGGTCGGTTACGACAGCTCCCAACCCGCGCATCCCGGACGCGCGTTCCAGGGACGCGAGCAGGTGCTGGCCAACTGGACCGCGGTCTTCGAGGGCGTGCGCGACTTCCACGCGGACCTCGTCGCGTCGGCGAGTGACGAGGCCGAGGGCGGCACCACCGAGTGGGGCGAGGTCGACTGGAGCGGACGCCATACGGACGGCACACCGTTCGCGATGCGCGGCGTCCTCATCGTCACCGTCCGGGACGGGCTGATCGCCCAGGGCCGGCTCTACGTCGAGCCGGTGGACGCCCCCGGCGGGGATGACATCGGCAGCGCGGTCGAGGAGCTCTACCGTCCCCCGGAGCCCGCAGCGGGCGACTAG
- a CDS encoding methyltransferase family protein, with amino-acid sequence MDAPSFRIWPPVALGVPLAVGLLVSAAAGDPVSIATPATRWIGWAMVVAFVLWNGWTLTYMATRNTAVLPGGASTVVLQSGPFRLSRNPLYVGLVVLDLGWALLADSFWALALVPVGVAALWWGAVRPEERYLAIKFGSEYDAYRARVRRWL; translated from the coding sequence GTGGATGCGCCGTCCTTCCGGATCTGGCCCCCCGTCGCGCTGGGGGTGCCGCTGGCGGTCGGGCTGCTGGTCAGCGCGGCAGCGGGCGACCCGGTCTCGATCGCGACTCCCGCGACCCGGTGGATCGGCTGGGCGATGGTGGTGGCCTTCGTCCTCTGGAACGGCTGGACGCTCACCTACATGGCGACGCGCAACACGGCGGTCCTGCCGGGCGGAGCGTCGACGGTGGTGCTTCAGTCCGGGCCGTTCCGGCTCAGCCGCAACCCCCTCTACGTCGGGCTGGTCGTCCTCGACCTCGGGTGGGCGTTGCTGGCCGACTCGTTCTGGGCGCTGGCGCTCGTGCCGGTGGGCGTGGCCGCGCTCTGGTGGGGAGCTGTCCGGCCCGAAGAGCGTTACCTGGCAATCAAGTTCGGCTCTGAGTACGACGCCTACCGGGCGCGCGTCCGGCGGTGGCTGTGA
- a CDS encoding DUF4185 domain-containing protein: MRRPTPLRLGVAVLAAVLGAVLVGCSTAPSSGPAGASAGSARPRLTPACPRATPTGRQPVVTVAQLNTIVAGLDLPLWQAGDIGASARLPDDRIVWVFGDTVRDDGVTPRIVANSMLVTSGLCTSQVEVAGQGPVIPDRADGVVHWPMSVVSVARPEGDVLVVISARIRRGAGDGLDFTYLGSSATIFDVAPGAAPTLRQQLDITPDSTAPDQVNWGSAMTVRAGWLYVYGTRLPSKDSFGRALYAARAPIADARDRATWQFWDGSAWVGEQSRAAVILPARGGVSQTLSVDVLDGHFVIVSKRDGDLGNTVYAWSSDSPTGPWSAQRGTRADFQDPSGQLKYAPLAHPGIALADGRLLISISRNTTDFSRLLTDPSLGRPVFAEIDRP, translated from the coding sequence ATGCGCCGCCCGACCCCCCTCCGGCTCGGCGTCGCAGTCCTGGCAGCCGTTCTCGGTGCCGTGCTGGTGGGGTGCTCGACAGCCCCGTCCAGTGGTCCCGCGGGCGCGTCGGCCGGCTCGGCACGCCCCCGTCTGACACCCGCCTGCCCCCGGGCCACGCCGACCGGGCGTCAGCCGGTGGTCACCGTCGCCCAGCTCAACACGATCGTCGCCGGCCTCGACCTGCCGCTGTGGCAGGCGGGCGACATCGGAGCCAGCGCGCGGCTGCCCGACGACCGGATCGTGTGGGTGTTCGGCGACACCGTGCGTGACGACGGCGTCACGCCACGGATCGTCGCGAACTCGATGCTGGTGACGAGCGGCCTCTGCACCTCTCAGGTCGAGGTGGCCGGCCAGGGACCGGTGATCCCGGACCGCGCCGATGGCGTGGTGCACTGGCCCATGTCGGTGGTCTCGGTGGCCCGGCCCGAGGGCGACGTGCTCGTCGTGATCTCGGCCCGCATCCGGCGCGGTGCCGGGGACGGGCTCGACTTCACCTACCTGGGCAGCAGCGCCACGATCTTCGACGTGGCGCCCGGCGCCGCGCCCACACTGCGACAACAGCTCGACATCACTCCCGACAGCACCGCGCCGGACCAGGTCAACTGGGGTTCAGCGATGACGGTCCGCGCCGGGTGGCTCTACGTCTACGGCACCCGCCTGCCCAGCAAGGACTCCTTCGGGCGAGCCCTGTATGCCGCCCGTGCACCGATCGCGGACGCGCGGGACCGCGCGACGTGGCAGTTCTGGGACGGGTCCGCGTGGGTCGGCGAGCAGTCCCGTGCGGCGGTCATCCTGCCGGCCCGAGGGGGCGTCTCGCAGACCTTGTCGGTGGACGTCCTCGACGGCCACTTCGTCATCGTGTCCAAGCGCGACGGCGACCTCGGCAACACCGTCTACGCGTGGTCGTCCGACTCCCCCACCGGTCCGTGGTCCGCCCAGCGAGGCACCCGCGCCGACTTCCAGGACCCGTCCGGGCAGCTCAAGTACGCACCGCTGGCGCATCCCGGCATCGCCCTGGCCGACGGCCGGTTGCTCATCTCGATCTCGCGCAACACCACCGACTTCAGCCGGCTCCTGACCGATCCCTCGTTGGGTCGTCCGGTCTTCGCCGAGATCGACCGCCCCTGA
- a CDS encoding ribonucleoside-diphosphate reductase subunit alpha — MTDTTIDVVPVPTQPVEPTAPPTAPPTAPPAAPSAGVEAPARRSTMAVRKRNGDSEPVDVMKIVRAVERWCDDLAEVDPMAIATRTISGLYDGATTAELDRLSIQTAAEMTASEPEYSRLAARLLSNYIDKEVRGQQIASFSQAVRLAHLEGLVGDETAAFVEANARKLDHAVDVSNDRRFEYFGLRTVYDRYLLRHPDTRMVIETPQYFLLRVACGLSHTPQEAIGFYRLMASLAYLPSSPTLFNSGTRHTQMSSCYLVDSPQDQLESIYDRYAQVAKLSKFAGGIGISWSRVRSRGALIRGTNGHSNGIVPWLRTLDSSVSAVNQGGRRKGAACVYLEPWHPDIEEFLELRDNTGEDARRTHNLNLANWVPDEFMRRVEADEQWSLIDPHEVPELPDLWGPAFEEAYAAAERDGRYVRQVSARELYGKMMRTLAQTGNGWMTFKDASNRTCNQTSDEQVPGAPVVHLSNLCTEIIEVSSNSETAVCNLGSVNLAQHLTAGRDAIDWEKLRATVRTAVTYLDRVIDINYYPSEESAASNPRWRPVGLGVMGLQDVFFALRLPFDSDEARELSTRIAEEVYLSALERSTQLAAEHGAHPAYQETRAARGDLHPDLWQVTPTQTERWAALRESVRENGLRNSLLIAIAPTATIASIAGAYECIEPQVSNLFKRETLSGEFLQINTALVRELKARDLWTPAVREAIKRSDGSVQGIADIPEDVRVLFRTAWELPQKSLIELAAARQPYIDQSQSLNLFLASPTIGKLSSMYLYAWKAGLKTTYYLRSRPATRIQQATVSVAVKPTDEAAIACSLENPENCEACE; from the coding sequence GTGACCGACACGACCATCGACGTGGTCCCCGTCCCGACCCAGCCCGTCGAACCCACCGCACCACCCACCGCACCACCCACCGCACCACCCGCCGCGCCGTCCGCCGGCGTCGAAGCACCGGCCCGGCGCAGCACCATGGCCGTGCGCAAGCGCAACGGCGACAGCGAGCCCGTCGACGTGATGAAGATCGTCCGGGCCGTCGAGCGCTGGTGCGACGACCTCGCCGAGGTCGACCCGATGGCGATCGCCACCCGCACCATCAGTGGGCTCTACGACGGGGCGACGACCGCCGAGCTGGACCGGCTGTCGATCCAGACCGCCGCAGAGATGACCGCGTCCGAGCCCGAGTACTCCCGGCTCGCGGCCCGGTTGCTGTCGAACTACATCGACAAGGAGGTGCGGGGCCAGCAGATCGCGTCGTTCAGCCAGGCCGTCCGGCTCGCCCACCTCGAGGGACTGGTCGGTGACGAGACCGCGGCGTTCGTCGAGGCGAACGCCCGCAAGCTCGACCACGCCGTCGACGTCAGCAACGACCGACGGTTCGAGTACTTCGGGCTGCGGACCGTCTACGACCGCTACCTGCTGCGCCACCCCGACACCCGCATGGTGATCGAGACCCCGCAGTACTTCCTGCTGCGGGTCGCCTGCGGCCTGTCACACACGCCGCAGGAGGCGATCGGGTTCTACCGGCTGATGGCGTCGCTGGCCTACCTGCCCAGCTCGCCCACCTTGTTCAACTCCGGCACCCGGCACACCCAGATGTCGTCCTGCTACCTCGTGGACTCGCCGCAGGACCAGCTCGAGTCGATCTACGACCGCTACGCGCAGGTCGCCAAGCTGTCGAAGTTCGCTGGTGGCATTGGCATCTCGTGGTCGCGGGTCCGCTCGCGCGGGGCCCTGATCCGCGGCACGAACGGCCACTCCAACGGGATCGTCCCGTGGCTGCGCACCCTCGACTCCTCGGTCTCGGCGGTTAACCAGGGAGGCCGCCGCAAGGGCGCCGCGTGCGTTTATCTCGAGCCGTGGCACCCCGACATCGAGGAGTTCCTCGAGCTGCGTGACAACACCGGTGAGGACGCCCGCCGGACCCACAACCTCAACCTCGCCAACTGGGTGCCCGACGAGTTCATGCGCCGCGTCGAGGCCGACGAGCAGTGGAGCCTGATCGACCCCCACGAGGTGCCCGAGCTCCCCGACCTGTGGGGCCCGGCCTTCGAGGAGGCGTATGCCGCCGCGGAGCGGGACGGGCGCTACGTGCGCCAGGTGAGTGCGCGAGAGCTCTACGGCAAGATGATGCGCACGCTGGCGCAGACCGGCAACGGCTGGATGACCTTCAAGGACGCCAGCAACCGCACCTGCAACCAGACCAGCGACGAGCAGGTCCCCGGCGCCCCGGTCGTGCACCTGTCGAACCTGTGCACCGAGATCATCGAAGTCTCGAGCAACTCCGAGACGGCCGTCTGCAACCTCGGCTCGGTCAACCTCGCCCAGCACCTCACCGCCGGTCGCGACGCGATCGACTGGGAGAAGCTGCGGGCCACGGTGCGCACCGCGGTGACCTACCTCGACCGCGTCATCGACATCAACTACTACCCGAGCGAGGAGTCCGCGGCCTCGAACCCGCGGTGGCGTCCGGTCGGCCTCGGCGTGATGGGACTACAGGACGTGTTCTTCGCCCTGCGCCTGCCGTTCGACTCCGACGAGGCACGCGAGCTGTCGACGCGCATCGCCGAGGAGGTCTACCTCTCGGCACTGGAGCGCTCGACCCAGCTGGCCGCCGAGCACGGTGCCCACCCGGCATACCAGGAGACCCGCGCGGCGCGCGGCGACCTGCATCCCGACCTCTGGCAGGTCACCCCGACCCAGACCGAACGGTGGGCCGCGCTGCGGGAGTCCGTGCGGGAGAACGGGCTTCGCAACTCGCTGCTCATCGCGATCGCACCGACGGCGACCATCGCGTCGATCGCCGGAGCCTACGAGTGCATCGAGCCGCAGGTCTCCAACCTGTTCAAGCGCGAGACGCTGTCGGGCGAGTTCCTCCAGATCAACACCGCGCTGGTCCGCGAGCTGAAGGCACGTGACCTCTGGACGCCTGCGGTGCGCGAGGCGATCAAGCGCAGCGATGGCTCGGTGCAGGGCATCGCCGACATCCCCGAGGACGTGCGCGTGCTGTTCCGGACCGCGTGGGAGCTCCCGCAGAAGTCCCTGATCGAGCTCGCTGCGGCTCGTCAGCCCTACATCGACCAGAGCCAGTCGCTCAACCTGTTCCTCGCCTCGCCGACGATCGGGAAGCTCAGCTCGATGTACCTCTACGCGTGGAAGGCCGGGCTCAAGACGACCTACTACCTGCGGTCCCGACCGGCGACCCGCATCCAGCAGGCCACCGTCTCCGTCGCCGTGAAGCCGACCGACGAAGCGGCTATCGCCTGCTCCCTGGAGAACCCCGAGAACTGCGAGGCCTGCGAATGA
- a CDS encoding ribonucleotide-diphosphate reductase subunit beta has protein sequence MTLSHNALDTSETRMLLDPGMNLTLRPMRYPHFYERYRDAIKNTWTVEEVDLHSDLKDLQRLTAAERHLVSRLVAFFATGDTIVANNLVLNLYQHINSPEGRLYLSRQLFEEAVHVQFYLTLLDTYVPDERERHEAFAAVDNIPSIKDKADFCFRWIDSVFDLQELETKEHRRAFLLNVICFAACIEGLFFYGAFAYVYFLRSRGLLNGLASGTNWVFRDESMHMAFAFDVVETVRREEPDLFDEEMGRQVRAMMRDAVDAEAQFAEDLLGGGVAGLSTADMRTYLESVADRRLEQLGLEPEYGSKNPLAFMELQDVQELSNFFERRVSAYQVGVSGSVGFDEEF, from the coding sequence ATGACCCTGTCCCACAACGCCTTGGACACCAGCGAGACCCGGATGCTGCTCGACCCGGGGATGAACCTCACCCTGCGGCCGATGCGCTACCCCCACTTCTACGAGCGCTACCGCGACGCCATCAAGAACACCTGGACGGTCGAGGAGGTCGACCTGCACTCGGACCTCAAGGACCTGCAGCGGCTGACCGCGGCGGAGCGGCACCTGGTCAGCCGGCTCGTGGCGTTCTTCGCCACTGGCGACACCATCGTGGCGAACAACCTCGTGCTCAACCTCTACCAGCACATCAACTCCCCGGAGGGACGGCTCTACCTGAGCCGGCAGCTGTTCGAGGAGGCGGTGCACGTGCAGTTCTACCTGACCCTGCTCGACACCTACGTGCCCGACGAGAGGGAGCGGCACGAGGCGTTCGCGGCCGTCGACAACATCCCGTCGATCAAGGACAAGGCGGACTTCTGCTTCCGGTGGATCGACTCGGTCTTCGACCTCCAGGAGCTGGAGACAAAGGAGCACCGCAGGGCGTTCCTGCTCAACGTGATCTGCTTCGCAGCGTGCATCGAGGGGCTGTTCTTCTACGGCGCCTTCGCCTACGTGTACTTCCTGCGGTCCCGCGGCCTGCTGAACGGGCTCGCGAGCGGCACGAACTGGGTGTTCCGTGACGAGTCCATGCACATGGCGTTCGCCTTCGACGTCGTCGAGACGGTGCGCCGCGAGGAGCCCGACCTCTTCGACGAGGAGATGGGGCGGCAGGTGCGAGCCATGATGCGCGACGCCGTGGACGCGGAGGCGCAGTTCGCCGAGGACCTGCTCGGCGGGGGAGTCGCGGGGCTCTCGACGGCGGACATGCGCACCTACCTCGAGTCGGTCGCGGACCGGCGGCTCGAACAGCTGGGTCTGGAGCCCGAGTACGGCTCGAAGAACCCGCTGGCGTTCATGGAGCTGCAGGACGTGCAGGAGCTCTCGAACTTCTTCGAGCGCCGCGTCTCCGCCTACCAGGTCGGTGTCAGCGGCTCCGTCGGGTTCGACGAGGAGTTCTAG
- a CDS encoding magnesium transporter CorA family protein: MDAWWVSDAGLEEHDVREVDDLLRRDGGFVWLDVPEFDDEAEALLSEHFNAHPLVVKACRERNFVPSVHGYEHHTFVIVHTPLAGEGGHVHMLELDQLVGRRYLVTVHGPRNPAVSLMDATEETRTVQERIRAGRFRPGSPSEVSYAIGSAVARRQSAAVKDVASRLPALEMRVMGSDFHQPEELLEELFLLRHELLISRTQAGQAHEIYGRLASLERFATEESQRHARDLSEQFDRVRSLADGESQFLFGVIELYQTRVTTKMTVAMERLAVIAAITLPVTAIASIYGMNVIVNGSTHWVQLVIVLAVMASISLWLLRWARRQGWW; the protein is encoded by the coding sequence ATGGACGCCTGGTGGGTGTCCGACGCCGGGCTCGAGGAGCACGACGTCAGGGAGGTCGACGACCTCCTACGGCGCGATGGCGGTTTCGTCTGGCTCGACGTCCCGGAGTTCGACGACGAGGCCGAGGCGCTGCTGAGTGAGCACTTCAACGCCCACCCGTTGGTCGTCAAGGCCTGTCGTGAGCGGAACTTCGTGCCGTCGGTGCACGGCTACGAGCACCACACGTTCGTCATCGTGCACACGCCGCTGGCCGGGGAGGGCGGCCACGTCCACATGCTCGAGCTGGACCAGCTGGTGGGGCGCCGCTACCTCGTCACGGTGCACGGGCCGCGCAACCCGGCGGTGTCGTTGATGGACGCCACCGAGGAGACGAGGACCGTGCAGGAGCGGATCCGCGCGGGACGGTTCCGGCCGGGCAGCCCCAGCGAGGTGTCCTACGCGATCGGCTCGGCGGTGGCACGGCGCCAGAGCGCCGCGGTCAAGGACGTCGCCAGCCGGTTGCCCGCGCTGGAGATGCGGGTGATGGGCTCGGACTTCCACCAGCCCGAGGAGCTGCTCGAGGAGCTCTTCCTGCTCCGTCACGAGCTGCTGATCTCGCGGACCCAAGCCGGTCAGGCGCACGAGATCTACGGCCGGCTCGCCTCTCTCGAACGCTTCGCCACGGAGGAGTCGCAACGGCACGCCCGTGACCTCTCGGAGCAGTTCGACCGGGTCCGCAGCCTGGCCGACGGGGAGAGCCAGTTCCTCTTCGGGGTGATCGAGCTCTACCAGACGCGCGTCACCACCAAGATGACGGTGGCGATGGAGCGGCTGGCGGTGATCGCCGCGATCACGTTGCCGGTCACTGCCATCGCGTCGATCTATGGCATGAACGTCATCGTCAACGGCAGCACGCACTGGGTGCAGCTGGTCATCGTCCTCGCCGTGATGGCCTCGATCAGCCTGTGGCTGCTCCGATGGGCCCGCCGCCAGGGCTGGTGGTGA
- a CDS encoding OsmC family protein, producing MATTRTAAAHWEGSLMEGAGQVELQSSGIGTFSVSWPARAEAPNGQTSPEELIAAAHSTCYSMALSHGLAQAGTPPTSIDTTANVTFQPGTGITGIALSVVGNVPGITAEQFEEAAQAAKAGCPVSQALSAVPITLETSFTG from the coding sequence ATGGCCACCACCCGCACCGCCGCCGCCCACTGGGAAGGCTCTCTCATGGAGGGGGCCGGACAGGTCGAGCTGCAGTCCTCCGGGATCGGGACCTTCAGCGTCTCCTGGCCGGCTCGCGCGGAGGCCCCCAACGGTCAGACCAGCCCGGAGGAGCTCATCGCCGCGGCCCACTCCACCTGCTACTCGATGGCGCTGTCGCACGGGCTCGCCCAGGCCGGCACGCCTCCCACGTCGATCGACACCACGGCCAACGTCACCTTCCAGCCCGGCACCGGCATCACCGGGATCGCCCTGTCGGTCGTCGGGAACGTCCCCGGCATCACCGCCGAGCAGTTCGAGGAGGCCGCGCAGGCCGCCAAGGCCGGCTGCCCCGTGAGCCAGGCCCTGTCGGCCGTCCCGATCACGCTGGAGACGAGCTTCACCGGCTGA
- a CDS encoding CBS domain-containing protein → MLVRELLTRDVAQVRDVSPLDSAIRVLAEQRVSALPVVDATGRVVGILSEADVLRLHLSADPRAHLRPVVEEAEVPWPTTVAEVMSADPVVAHEGTDVAEVARVLADTGWKSLPVVDEDHALVGMVSRSDVIHQLATRDADIWLRVVRELGRLGHTDWSVGVSRGVVTVSGVRRARDASLAAAVAAGAPGVRDVVVQVDEEGTLR, encoded by the coding sequence ATGCTGGTGCGAGAGCTGTTGACCAGGGACGTGGCCCAGGTGCGGGACGTCTCCCCCCTGGACTCGGCGATCCGGGTGCTGGCGGAGCAGCGGGTGTCCGCGCTGCCCGTCGTGGACGCCACGGGTCGCGTCGTCGGCATCCTCAGTGAAGCCGACGTGCTGCGGCTCCACCTGTCGGCCGACCCGCGGGCCCACCTGCGACCCGTGGTCGAGGAGGCGGAGGTGCCGTGGCCGACGACCGTGGCCGAGGTGATGAGCGCAGACCCGGTGGTGGCCCATGAAGGGACCGACGTCGCGGAGGTCGCGCGCGTCCTGGCCGACACCGGCTGGAAGAGCCTGCCGGTCGTCGACGAGGACCATGCACTGGTGGGGATGGTGAGTCGCAGCGACGTGATTCACCAGCTGGCCACCCGCGACGCCGACATCTGGCTGCGGGTGGTGCGGGAGCTCGGCCGGCTGGGTCACACCGACTGGAGCGTCGGGGTCTCGCGCGGGGTGGTCACGGTCAGTGGAGTGCGTCGGGCGCGGGACGCCAGCCTGGCGGCTGCCGTGGCCGCGGGCGCCCCCGGCGTGCGCGACGTCGTGGTCCAGGTCGACGAAGAAGGGACCCTACGATGA
- a CDS encoding GAF domain-containing sensor histidine kinase, whose product MAPQLTPPEQGPGTIARLSGLDLDDLIAELRSRAGSARTAQDRLGALLDAVVAVTSDLELAAVLRRIVEAACQLVDATYGALGVLGPSGEELVEFVTHGISDAEREAIGALPHGRGLLGMIIASPHPQRVDRIADHRDSYGFPPNHPEMTSFMGAPVRIRDQVFGNLYLTDKRGADGFSADDETILTALAAAAGVAIDNARLYHRSVTQQRWGEATRDLTAALLAGVSEDEVLADAAERVLGLTGAHGALIAQPVGADLVVVASAGSGTAPVGSTLDNAEARAALAAGPSAAEAAPDRVVVPVSVGGHQALGVVVVTGLPPEVGGSPDPLIDFAQRLAVGLTAASSQREQARIDLLEDRDRIARDMHDHVIQRLFATGLSLQSASRLVTEPSARDRIETAVDEVDAVIKDIRHTIFALNRAPDSRSLASEITTICEGAVVSLGFAPSLTMRGNVTEVPEQVAADLLAVVREGLSNAARHARASQVEVVVEVSDTVSVEVRDDGVGVPADVTRSGLDNLARRASSRGGRFALAASGAGGTVLEWAVPLSPGS is encoded by the coding sequence GTGGCACCACAGCTGACCCCGCCGGAGCAGGGGCCCGGAACCATCGCCCGGTTGTCGGGGCTGGACCTCGACGACCTGATCGCGGAGCTCCGCTCGCGGGCCGGAAGCGCACGCACGGCACAGGATCGGCTCGGTGCGCTGCTCGACGCCGTCGTCGCAGTCACCTCCGACCTCGAGCTGGCGGCCGTGCTCCGCCGCATCGTCGAGGCGGCCTGCCAGCTCGTCGACGCGACCTACGGCGCGCTCGGGGTGCTCGGGCCCAGCGGCGAGGAGCTCGTCGAGTTCGTGACCCACGGGATCTCCGACGCAGAGCGGGAGGCCATCGGGGCCCTGCCGCACGGCCGAGGGCTCCTCGGGATGATCATCGCGAGTCCGCACCCCCAACGCGTCGACCGCATCGCCGACCACCGCGACTCCTACGGCTTCCCTCCCAACCACCCCGAGATGACGAGCTTCATGGGCGCCCCCGTCCGCATCCGCGACCAGGTCTTCGGCAACCTCTACCTCACCGACAAGCGGGGCGCGGACGGCTTCAGCGCGGACGACGAGACGATCCTGACAGCACTGGCCGCAGCTGCCGGGGTGGCCATCGACAACGCGCGCCTCTACCACCGCAGCGTCACGCAGCAACGCTGGGGAGAGGCGACCCGGGACCTCACCGCGGCTCTGCTGGCCGGAGTGTCCGAGGACGAGGTCCTGGCTGATGCGGCCGAGCGCGTCCTCGGTCTCACCGGCGCCCACGGTGCGCTGATCGCGCAGCCCGTGGGCGCTGACCTGGTGGTGGTCGCATCCGCCGGCAGCGGGACGGCGCCGGTCGGCTCCACGCTGGACAACGCAGAGGCCAGGGCCGCGCTGGCAGCGGGCCCCTCCGCAGCCGAGGCTGCCCCGGACCGGGTGGTGGTGCCCGTCTCGGTCGGTGGCCACCAGGCCCTGGGGGTGGTGGTCGTCACCGGGCTGCCGCCCGAGGTGGGTGGCAGCCCCGATCCACTGATCGACTTCGCCCAGCGCCTCGCGGTCGGCCTCACTGCCGCCAGCTCCCAGCGCGAGCAGGCCCGGATCGACCTCCTCGAGGACCGGGACCGGATTGCCCGTGACATGCACGACCACGTCATCCAGCGCCTGTTCGCGACGGGTCTCTCGCTGCAGTCCGCGAGCCGCCTCGTCACCGAGCCCTCGGCCCGGGACCGGATCGAGACGGCGGTGGACGAGGTCGATGCCGTCATCAAGGACATCCGGCACACGATCTTCGCCCTCAACCGTGCGCCGGACTCCCGCAGCCTGGCCTCCGAGATCACGACGATCTGCGAGGGCGCGGTCGTCAGTCTCGGGTTTGCACCTTCGCTGACCATGCGTGGCAACGTCACCGAGGTTCCCGAGCAGGTGGCGGCGGACCTCCTTGCGGTCGTGCGGGAGGGCCTCAGCAATGCTGCGCGGCACGCCAGGGCGAGTCAGGTCGAGGTGGTCGTGGAGGTCTCCGACACGGTGTCGGTGGAGGTGCGCGATGACGGCGTCGGCGTGCCAGCCGATGTCACGCGGTCGGGACTCGACAACCTGGCCCGCAGGGCGAGCAGTCGTGGTGGTCGCTTCGCGCTCGCGGCGAGCGGTGCCGGCGGCACCGTGCTCGAGTGGGCGGTTCCCCTTTCCCCCGGGAGCTGA
- a CDS encoding universal stress protein: MPVVVGYDESLASVAAVRWAAEAAPRLGSDLAVVSVSEPADQTTAGASSSYAELRRASRAAAVRGVDLGRSSAPDAVITGVGVVGGPAGELVARSSEAGLVVVGRNSRSALQAAVLGSVSFAVALHARCPVVVVGEAAERQPGPSWPVVVGTDGSRPAMSAVALATEFASRWGAPLQIVSAWRAPALTPWQDPPEGSVMVRASRQAWMSVARAAVDEAVAQVQESAPGLTVTGTVAEGRADDVLTEQSRHAGMVVIGSRGHGGFAGLMVGSVSHGVMRRAASPVVVVRRGAL, encoded by the coding sequence ATGCCGGTGGTCGTCGGCTACGACGAGAGCCTTGCGTCCGTCGCCGCAGTCCGCTGGGCCGCGGAGGCGGCACCGCGCCTGGGCTCTGATCTCGCAGTGGTCAGCGTGTCGGAACCTGCGGACCAGACGACCGCTGGGGCATCCAGCTCGTATGCCGAGCTGCGCCGCGCGAGCCGCGCTGCGGCGGTGCGAGGCGTCGACCTGGGCCGGTCGAGCGCCCCCGACGCCGTCATCACCGGCGTGGGGGTCGTCGGGGGCCCGGCCGGCGAGCTGGTCGCGCGGTCCAGTGAGGCCGGCCTGGTCGTGGTCGGGCGGAACAGCCGCAGCGCCCTGCAGGCCGCAGTCCTGGGATCGGTCTCCTTCGCAGTTGCCCTGCACGCACGGTGTCCCGTGGTCGTGGTGGGCGAAGCCGCTGAGCGCCAGCCCGGCCCCTCGTGGCCGGTCGTCGTCGGCACGGACGGCTCACGTCCGGCGATGTCCGCCGTCGCGCTGGCGACGGAGTTCGCGAGCCGGTGGGGGGCACCGTTGCAGATCGTCAGCGCCTGGCGCGCACCGGCCCTCACGCCCTGGCAGGACCCGCCCGAGGGCTCCGTCATGGTGCGGGCCTCGAGGCAGGCCTGGATGTCGGTCGCGCGCGCTGCCGTGGACGAGGCCGTGGCCCAGGTGCAGGAATCCGCCCCCGGGCTCACCGTCACCGGAACGGTCGCCGAGGGTCGCGCTGACGACGTGCTCACCGAGCAGTCCCGCCACGCCGGGATGGTCGTCATCGGGAGCCGGGGCCACGGTGGCTTCGCCGGGCTCATGGTCGGCTCGGTGAGCCACGGTGTGATGCGCCGGGCGGCCAGTCCCGTCGTCGTGGTCCGCCGCGGTGCCCTGTGA